A genomic segment from Blastococcus sp. PRF04-17 encodes:
- a CDS encoding PhoH family protein, whose product MPDTSPGDSAPGTHTSREASAQAAAADSAAGRSAPIGSAPPPVRTTITVPDAVSMVALLGSADELLRLVEAEVDADVHVRGNEIAVTGQPADNAFAVRVFDELIALLGTGQGLRPDSVRRVIAMLKSGGSERPADVLSLDIISRRGRTIRPKTLNQKRYVDAIDAHTIVFGIGPAGTGKTYLAMAKAVQALQTKQVNRIILTRPAVEAGERLGYLPGTLSEKIDPYLRPLYDALHDMVDPESIPRLMAAGTIEVAPLAFMRGRSLNDSFVILDEAQNTTAEQMKMFLTRLGFGSKFVVTGDVTQVDLPGGQQSGLRIVREILGEIEDVHFTTLTSSDVVRHRLVGDIVDAYERWDTTRQTTTPAAPARTARSRRQGS is encoded by the coding sequence TTGCCCGACACCTCCCCAGGCGACTCCGCGCCCGGCACCCACACGTCCCGTGAGGCCTCGGCGCAGGCCGCCGCCGCGGACAGCGCCGCCGGAAGATCCGCCCCCATCGGGTCCGCGCCGCCGCCGGTCCGGACCACCATCACCGTCCCCGACGCCGTCTCGATGGTCGCCCTCCTCGGGTCGGCCGACGAGCTCCTCCGCCTGGTCGAGGCCGAGGTCGACGCCGACGTCCACGTGCGCGGCAACGAGATCGCCGTCACCGGCCAGCCGGCCGACAACGCTTTCGCCGTCCGCGTGTTCGACGAGCTGATCGCGCTGCTCGGCACCGGGCAGGGGCTGCGGCCGGACTCGGTGCGCCGGGTCATCGCGATGCTCAAGAGCGGCGGCTCCGAGCGCCCGGCCGACGTCCTCAGCCTGGACATCATCAGCCGGCGCGGTCGCACGATCCGGCCGAAGACGCTGAACCAGAAGCGCTACGTCGACGCCATCGACGCACACACCATCGTCTTCGGCATCGGCCCCGCCGGTACCGGCAAGACCTACCTCGCGATGGCCAAGGCGGTGCAGGCGCTGCAGACCAAGCAGGTGAATCGCATCATCCTGACCCGGCCGGCGGTCGAGGCGGGGGAGCGGCTCGGGTACCTGCCGGGCACGCTGTCGGAGAAGATCGACCCCTATCTGCGGCCGCTGTACGACGCGCTGCACGACATGGTCGACCCGGAGTCGATCCCGCGGCTGATGGCCGCCGGGACGATCGAGGTCGCGCCGCTGGCCTTCATGCGCGGTAGGAGCTTGAACGATTCATTCGTCATCCTCGACGAGGCGCAGAACACCACCGCCGAGCAGATGAAGATGTTCCTCACCCGGCTCGGCTTCGGGTCGAAGTTCGTCGTCACCGGCGACGTCACCCAGGTGGACCTGCCCGGCGGCCAACAGAGCGGGTTGCGCATCGTTCGCGAGATCCTCGGCGAGATCGAGGACGTGCACTTCACCACCCTGACCAGCTCCGACGTCGTCCGCCATCGGCTGGTCGGAGACATCGTCGACGCCTACGAGCGCTGGGACACCACCCGGCAGACCACGACTCCCGCCGCGCCGGCCCGGACGGCGCGGTCGCGCCGGCAGGGGAGCTGA
- a CDS encoding enoyl-CoA hydratase/isomerase family protein — translation MTDSHPDPLRIERDGDVAVVVLDNPPLNLFTPVVFNGLEHIAAELVAMTDPTQPGRARAVLFEARGKVVSGGVDVTFFQDIAQSEEPVRRGADLWTRLLRVAQTIEDLPVPTVYAAHGLTLTAAFELALCCDILLAAEKASFGLVEIVVGLTPSMGGPQRLAERAGPARARELIFTGERYSAEVLERWNVVNRVLPDDGFAAAAREYAHRVAAGPTVAHAATKRLVATSVREGARAADALVPEASGALFATADLRGAVTSFLTEGPGKARYSGR, via the coding sequence GTGACCGACTCGCACCCCGATCCCCTCCGCATCGAGCGGGACGGCGACGTCGCCGTCGTCGTCCTCGACAACCCGCCGCTGAACCTGTTCACGCCGGTGGTCTTCAACGGGCTCGAGCACATCGCCGCGGAGCTCGTCGCGATGACCGATCCCACGCAGCCGGGCCGGGCGCGCGCGGTGCTGTTCGAGGCCCGCGGCAAGGTGGTCTCGGGCGGCGTCGACGTCACCTTCTTCCAGGACATCGCGCAGAGCGAGGAGCCGGTGCGCCGGGGCGCGGACCTGTGGACCCGGCTGCTGCGGGTGGCGCAGACGATCGAGGACCTCCCCGTGCCGACGGTCTACGCCGCCCACGGGCTCACGCTCACCGCGGCGTTCGAGCTGGCGCTGTGCTGCGACATCCTGCTGGCGGCCGAGAAGGCGTCGTTCGGTCTGGTGGAGATCGTCGTCGGGCTCACGCCGTCGATGGGCGGGCCGCAGCGGCTGGCCGAGCGGGCCGGACCCGCGCGGGCGCGGGAGCTGATCTTCACCGGTGAGCGGTACTCCGCGGAGGTCCTGGAGCGGTGGAACGTCGTCAACCGGGTGCTCCCGGACGACGGCTTCGCCGCTGCCGCCCGCGAGTACGCCCACCGGGTTGCGGCGGGCCCGACGGTGGCGCACGCGGCCACCAAGCGGCTGGTCGCCACCTCCGTCCGGGAGGGGGCCCGGGCCGCCGACGCGCTCGTGCCGGAGGCGTCCGGCGCGCTGTTCGCCACCGCCGACCTGCGCGGCGCGGTGACCTCCTTCCTCACCGAGGGGCCCGGCAAGGCGCGCTACTCGGGGCGTTGA
- a CDS encoding HIT domain-containing protein, with translation MSDCLFCRMVAGEIPADVVHQTDRVFAFRDINPQAPTHVLVIPKEHHRNLGALAAADPALLGEVVDGAHAVALQEGLVTDGGIEPGYRVVTNTGPQAGQSVDHLHLHVLGGRRLGWPPG, from the coding sequence GTGAGTGACTGTCTGTTCTGCCGCATGGTCGCCGGCGAGATCCCCGCCGACGTCGTCCACCAGACCGACCGGGTGTTCGCCTTCCGGGACATCAACCCGCAGGCACCGACCCACGTGCTGGTGATCCCCAAGGAGCACCACCGCAACCTCGGCGCGCTCGCCGCGGCGGATCCTGCTCTGCTCGGCGAGGTGGTCGACGGAGCGCACGCCGTCGCGCTGCAGGAGGGCCTGGTGACCGACGGAGGCATCGAGCCGGGCTACCGCGTCGTCACCAACACCGGGCCGCAGGCGGGCCAGTCGGTGGATCATCTCCACCTGCACGTCCTCGGCGGCCGCCGCCTGGGATGGCCCCCGGGCTGA
- a CDS encoding 16S rRNA (uracil(1498)-N(3))-methyltransferase — translation MTAQDTGVPELGGAPMFIVDGLADADELLVTGPEGRHAVEVLRLSPGERVRVGDGQGTVADSEVVSAGQEGLRVAVVRRFEVPVQSPEFVLVQALPKGDRGPLAVDLATELGVDRIVPWAAARCVTRWRDDRVAKGVAKWRAAAHAASKQSRRPHLPEITDLMTTREVCGLLGAADLAVVLHEQARRPLSEVPIPGEGTVAVVVGPEGGLTDGEVVAFRAAGAQAVRLGAEVLRTSTAGAAALAALSARTRWA, via the coding sequence GTGACGGCTCAGGACACCGGCGTCCCCGAGCTCGGCGGCGCGCCCATGTTCATCGTCGACGGCCTGGCCGATGCCGACGAGCTGCTGGTCACCGGCCCGGAGGGACGGCACGCGGTCGAGGTGCTGCGGTTGTCGCCCGGGGAGCGGGTCAGGGTCGGCGACGGCCAGGGCACCGTCGCCGACAGCGAGGTGGTCAGCGCGGGACAGGAGGGCCTGCGGGTCGCGGTCGTCCGCCGGTTCGAGGTGCCTGTGCAGTCCCCGGAGTTCGTCCTGGTCCAGGCGCTGCCCAAGGGCGACCGCGGTCCGCTCGCCGTCGACCTGGCCACCGAACTGGGCGTCGACCGGATCGTCCCGTGGGCTGCCGCCCGCTGCGTCACGCGCTGGCGCGACGACCGCGTGGCCAAGGGCGTCGCCAAGTGGCGGGCCGCGGCGCACGCGGCCAGCAAGCAGTCCCGTCGTCCGCACCTCCCCGAGATCACCGACCTCATGACCACCCGCGAGGTGTGCGGTCTGCTGGGCGCGGCCGACCTGGCCGTCGTCCTGCACGAGCAGGCGCGCCGTCCGCTGTCCGAGGTGCCGATCCCCGGGGAGGGGACGGTGGCCGTCGTGGTCGGTCCCGAGGGCGGGCTCACCGACGGCGAGGTCGTGGCATTCCGCGCCGCCGGCGCGCAGGCGGTGCGGCTCGGCGCCGAGGTCCTGCGGACGTCGACCGCCGGCGCCGCGGCCCTCGCGGCGCTGTCGGCCCGCACCCGCTGGGCCTGA
- the dnaJ gene encoding molecular chaperone DnaJ codes for MATDYFGVLGVSHDASDSDIKRAYRRLARDLHPDVNPDPAAKERFQQVTRAYEALTDPEKRRIVDLGGDPFDTGGSSNGGFGSAGFGGLGDIMDAFFGGAATRGPRSRVRAGRDALIPIELELDETVFGTTKDITVDTAVLCTVCTGAGTAPGTHPTTCTTCSGRGEVQSVQRGFLGQVVSSRVCPTCAGTGQVIPDPCRECGGDGRVRSRRTLQVKVPAGVEDGMRIRLTGQGEVGPGGGPAGDLYVEIHERPHDVFTRDGEDLHCRVTLPMTSAALGTTLSLKTLDGEEDLDIRPGTQSGSVLTLRAHGAPRLRGTGRGNLVVHIEVSTPTRLDAEQEKLLRELAALRGEDTPESHREAQGGLFSRVRDAFNGR; via the coding sequence ATGGCAACCGACTACTTCGGCGTGCTGGGCGTGTCCCACGATGCCAGTGACAGCGACATCAAGCGGGCCTACCGCCGGCTCGCCCGCGACCTGCATCCCGACGTCAACCCCGACCCGGCCGCCAAGGAGCGCTTCCAGCAGGTCACGCGCGCCTACGAGGCGCTGACCGACCCGGAGAAGCGACGGATCGTCGACCTGGGCGGCGACCCGTTCGACACCGGAGGCAGCAGCAACGGCGGCTTCGGCAGCGCCGGCTTCGGCGGGCTCGGCGACATCATGGACGCGTTCTTCGGCGGTGCGGCGACGCGCGGGCCGCGCAGTCGCGTCCGTGCCGGCCGGGACGCCCTGATCCCCATCGAGCTCGAACTCGACGAGACGGTCTTCGGGACGACGAAGGACATCACCGTCGACACCGCCGTGCTGTGCACCGTGTGCACCGGGGCCGGCACCGCGCCGGGCACCCACCCGACGACCTGCACCACCTGCTCGGGCCGCGGCGAGGTGCAGAGCGTGCAGCGCGGCTTCCTCGGCCAGGTCGTCTCCAGCCGCGTCTGCCCGACGTGCGCAGGCACCGGGCAGGTCATCCCGGACCCCTGCCGCGAGTGCGGCGGCGACGGGCGGGTCCGCTCGCGGCGCACGCTGCAGGTCAAGGTGCCGGCAGGCGTCGAGGACGGCATGCGGATCCGGCTGACCGGGCAGGGCGAGGTCGGTCCCGGCGGCGGGCCGGCCGGTGACCTCTACGTGGAGATCCACGAGCGGCCGCACGACGTCTTCACCCGCGACGGCGAGGACCTGCACTGCCGGGTCACCCTGCCCATGACCTCGGCGGCGCTCGGCACCACGCTCAGCCTCAAGACGCTGGACGGGGAGGAGGACCTCGACATCCGTCCCGGCACCCAGTCGGGCAGTGTGCTGACGCTCCGGGCGCACGGCGCGCCCCGGCTGCGTGGCACCGGCCGCGGCAACCTGGTCGTGCACATCGAGGTCTCCACGCCCACCCGGCTGGACGCCGAGCAGGAGAAGCTGCTCCGCGAGCTCGCGGCGCTGCGCGGAGAGGACACGCCCGAGTCCCACCGGGAAGCCCAGGGCGGGCTGTTCTCCCGGGTCCGCGACGCGTTCAACGGGCGCTGA
- the hrcA gene encoding heat-inducible transcriptional repressor HrcA, which translates to MAHDERRLEVLRAIVQDYVSTNDPVGSKALAERHDLGVSPATIRNDMAVLEEQGYITQPHTSAGRVPTDKGYRLFVDRLSAVKPLSVAERRAIERFLDGAVDLHDVLTRSVRLLAQLTRQVAVVQYPTLSRSAVRHLEVIQVAAGRLMLVLITDTGRVEQRVVDSPVDVTAEAVAELRALLNSAFSGVKLVDAGGKVPDLVETAPQHLRGLVATVSATLLETLVEPSEDRLVIGGTANLARGNALDFPGTVRPLLEALEEQVVVLRLMAQVDASTVLVRIGEENAHEALTGASFVSVGYGSGDRALGGLGVVGPTRMDYPGNMAAVRAVARYVGHLLAES; encoded by the coding sequence GTGGCGCACGACGAACGCCGACTGGAGGTCCTCCGGGCCATCGTCCAGGACTACGTCTCGACCAACGACCCGGTGGGCAGCAAGGCCCTCGCCGAACGCCACGACCTCGGCGTCTCCCCGGCCACGATCCGCAACGACATGGCGGTGCTCGAGGAGCAGGGCTACATCACCCAGCCGCACACCAGCGCCGGTCGGGTGCCTACCGACAAGGGTTACCGGCTGTTCGTCGACCGGCTGTCGGCGGTCAAGCCCCTGTCGGTCGCCGAGCGCCGGGCGATCGAGCGCTTCCTCGACGGCGCGGTCGACCTGCACGACGTCCTCACCCGCAGCGTCCGGCTGCTCGCCCAGCTGACCCGGCAGGTGGCGGTCGTCCAGTACCCGACGCTGTCGCGCAGCGCCGTCCGCCACCTCGAGGTGATCCAGGTGGCCGCCGGCCGGCTGATGCTCGTGCTGATCACCGACACCGGCCGGGTCGAGCAGCGCGTCGTCGACTCGCCGGTGGACGTGACCGCCGAGGCGGTGGCGGAGCTGCGCGCGCTACTGAACTCCGCGTTCAGCGGGGTCAAGCTCGTCGACGCCGGCGGCAAGGTGCCCGACCTGGTCGAGACGGCGCCGCAGCACCTGCGGGGGCTGGTCGCCACGGTCAGCGCCACGCTCCTGGAGACGCTGGTCGAGCCCAGCGAGGACCGGCTGGTCATCGGGGGCACCGCCAACCTCGCGCGCGGCAACGCCCTCGACTTCCCGGGTACCGTGCGCCCGCTGCTGGAGGCGCTGGAAGAACAGGTGGTCGTCCTGCGGTTGATGGCTCAGGTGGACGCGAGCACGGTGCTGGTCCGCATCGGTGAGGAGAACGCCCACGAGGCGCTCACCGGGGCCTCCTTCGTCTCCGTCGGCTACGGCTCGGGCGACCGCGCCCTCGGCGGGCTCGGGGTCGTCGGGCCGACCCGCATGGACTACCCCGGAAACATGGCCGCGGTTCGCGCCGTGGCCCGCTACGTCGGCCACCTGCTGGCCGAGAGCTGA
- a CDS encoding type II toxin-antitoxin system VapB family antitoxin, which yields MFKSVREGRPYPDHGLSTRDWAMIPPRQVRMDTLTTTKKELALDALLADDSTFYGDLFPHAVQWHGELYLEDGLHRALRAALQQRNVIHVRVLDLDALTPVQAASGPSTASIPVQPPVPNPRRV from the coding sequence ATCTTCAAATCGGTCCGCGAGGGACGCCCCTATCCCGACCACGGCCTGTCCACCCGTGACTGGGCGATGATCCCGCCGCGTCAGGTCCGCATGGACACGCTGACGACGACGAAGAAGGAACTGGCGCTCGACGCACTGCTCGCCGACGACTCCACCTTCTACGGCGACCTGTTCCCCCACGCCGTCCAGTGGCACGGCGAGCTCTACCTGGAGGACGGGCTGCACCGCGCCCTGCGGGCGGCCCTGCAGCAGCGCAACGTCATCCACGTCCGGGTGCTCGACCTCGACGCGCTCACCCCGGTCCAGGCGGCGTCCGGTCCGTCGACGGCCTCCATCCCGGTGCAGCCGCCGGTCCCCAACCCCCGGCGCGTCTGA
- a CDS encoding TraR/DksA family transcriptional regulator — MSASIDTPSTAASDWSRFRALLETQRADCARQREEALAECAQSVPDPVAQRRSADLQVTLNEIDAALARIDAGTYGACVHCGAAIPEERLELRPFAGGCVACATPH; from the coding sequence ATGTCCGCAAGCATCGACACCCCGTCCACCGCCGCGTCCGACTGGAGCCGGTTCCGGGCCCTGCTGGAGACCCAGCGGGCCGACTGCGCCCGCCAGCGCGAGGAGGCGCTCGCCGAGTGCGCCCAGTCCGTGCCCGACCCGGTCGCCCAGCGTCGCAGCGCCGACCTCCAGGTCACCCTGAACGAGATCGACGCCGCCCTGGCGCGCATCGACGCCGGCACGTACGGGGCGTGCGTGCACTGCGGCGCCGCCATCCCGGAGGAGCGGCTGGAGCTGCGCCCGTTCGCCGGTGGCTGCGTGGCCTGCGCCACGCCGCACTGA
- a CDS encoding oxygenase MpaB family protein gives MGRRFDVLRRIERLDPGRDHAEIYRLTGGYEFPWDMTQALSFALFRTYAVPSIGALLARTGELTEHTQKRYDDTVLILDAIVEHGLDSPVGRTAVRRMNQMHRAYDIGNDDLRYVLATFVVTPIRWIDAFGWRRMTEIERIASANYYRELGRHMAIRDIPATWQSFARLLDDYERRHFGVDPGGRTVAEATLALLATFPPNHLLPERLVRQISLATMDAHLLDALGFAHPAPAMRALVRAGLRARGRMVRFLPPRAAPFHARQLPQIRSYPAGYDVAALGTFPSGCPVPHPRPGPGAEKGDEVGASPV, from the coding sequence ATGGGACGACGGTTCGACGTGCTGCGCCGGATCGAGCGCCTGGACCCGGGCCGCGACCACGCCGAGATCTACCGGCTGACCGGCGGCTACGAGTTCCCGTGGGACATGACGCAGGCGCTGAGCTTCGCCCTGTTCCGCACGTACGCCGTCCCGAGCATCGGGGCGCTGCTGGCGCGCACCGGTGAGCTCACCGAGCACACCCAGAAGCGCTACGACGACACGGTCCTGATCCTCGACGCGATCGTGGAGCACGGCCTGGACAGCCCCGTGGGGCGCACCGCGGTGCGGCGGATGAACCAGATGCACCGCGCCTACGACATCGGCAACGACGACCTGCGCTACGTCCTGGCCACCTTCGTCGTGACGCCGATCCGCTGGATCGACGCGTTCGGCTGGCGGCGCATGACCGAGATCGAGCGCATCGCGAGCGCCAACTACTACCGCGAGCTCGGCCGGCACATGGCGATCCGGGACATTCCTGCCACCTGGCAATCCTTCGCCCGGCTGCTCGACGACTACGAGCGGCGGCACTTCGGCGTCGACCCCGGCGGCCGCACCGTCGCCGAGGCGACCCTCGCGCTGCTCGCGACCTTTCCCCCCAACCACCTGCTGCCCGAGCGCCTGGTGCGGCAGATCTCGCTGGCCACGATGGACGCCCACCTGCTGGACGCCCTCGGGTTCGCGCACCCGGCACCGGCGATGCGGGCGCTCGTGCGCGCCGGTCTCCGGGCCCGGGGACGGATGGTCCGGTTCCTCCCGCCGCGGGCGGCACCCTTCCACGCCCGTCAGTTGCCGCAGATCCGCAGCTACCCGGCCGGCTACGACGTCGCCGCGCTCGGCACGTTCCCGAGCGGTTGCCCGGTGCCGCACCCGCGGCCCGGTCCCGGGGCCGAGAAAGGCGACGAGGTGGGGGCCTCACCCGTCTGA
- the hemW gene encoding radical SAM family heme chaperone HemW: MNTVLPLLGETPASLELPAAALENVARTPFGLYVHVPFCATRCGYCDFNTYTSDELGPGANRSEYAGTAIAELRRAAETLGPDLPTVSTVFVGGGTPTLLPADDLAAVLAQIQRLFPVADDVEVTTEANPETVSTAYLTRLREAGFTRVSLGMQSAAEHVLAVLDRRHTPGRAVQAAHEAAAAGFEHVNLDLIYGTPGETDEDWAASLDAVLGSPVDHVSAYALIVEEGTRLARRISRGELPMTDDDVLADRYVQADATLREAGFDWYEVSNWATDDAARCRHNELYWANANWWGIGPGAHSHVGGLRWWNVKHPAVYADRLARGESPAQDSELLDDADRALETIMLGLRLREGLPLSLLSGAGRERARVAVADGLLEPGAHAAGSAVLTDRGRLLADAVIRDLTD; encoded by the coding sequence ATGAACACCGTCCTGCCGCTGCTCGGAGAGACTCCCGCCTCGCTCGAGCTGCCCGCCGCCGCACTCGAGAACGTGGCCCGCACGCCGTTCGGGCTGTACGTGCACGTGCCGTTCTGTGCCACCCGGTGCGGCTACTGCGACTTCAACACCTACACCTCCGACGAGCTCGGGCCCGGTGCCAACCGCTCCGAGTACGCGGGCACGGCGATCGCCGAGCTGCGCCGCGCGGCGGAGACCCTGGGCCCCGACCTGCCGACGGTGTCCACGGTGTTCGTCGGGGGCGGCACGCCGACGCTGCTACCGGCCGACGACCTGGCGGCCGTCCTCGCCCAGATCCAGCGGCTGTTCCCCGTGGCCGACGACGTCGAGGTGACCACCGAGGCCAACCCCGAGACGGTCAGCACGGCCTACCTCACCCGGCTGCGCGAGGCCGGGTTCACGCGGGTCAGTCTCGGCATGCAGTCGGCCGCCGAGCACGTGCTGGCCGTGCTGGACCGCCGGCACACACCCGGGCGGGCGGTCCAGGCGGCGCACGAGGCCGCGGCCGCCGGTTTCGAGCACGTCAACCTCGACCTCATCTACGGCACGCCGGGGGAGACCGACGAGGACTGGGCGGCCTCGCTCGACGCCGTCCTGGGCAGTCCGGTCGACCACGTCAGCGCCTACGCGCTGATCGTCGAGGAGGGCACCCGGCTGGCGCGCCGGATCAGCCGTGGCGAGCTGCCGATGACCGACGACGACGTCCTCGCCGACCGGTACGTGCAGGCCGACGCGACGCTGCGCGAGGCCGGGTTCGACTGGTACGAGGTGTCCAACTGGGCGACGGACGACGCCGCCCGCTGCCGGCACAACGAGCTCTACTGGGCGAACGCCAACTGGTGGGGCATCGGGCCGGGGGCGCACAGCCACGTCGGTGGGCTGCGCTGGTGGAACGTCAAGCACCCCGCCGTCTACGCCGACCGGCTGGCGCGCGGCGAGAGCCCTGCCCAGGACAGCGAGCTCCTGGACGACGCCGACCGGGCGCTCGAGACGATCATGCTGGGCCTGCGCCTGCGCGAGGGGCTCCCGCTGTCCCTGCTGTCCGGCGCGGGCCGGGAACGGGCGCGGGTCGCCGTGGCCGACGGGCTGCTGGAGCCGGGCGCACACGCCGCAGGCTCTGCGGTCCTGACCGACCGGGGCCGGCTGCTCGCCGATGCGGTGATCCGCGACTTGACCGATTGA
- a CDS encoding enoyl-CoA hydratase-related protein, with protein MTQDRVLQVEVSRGVATLTLDSPANRNALSRAMRTQLRDALSEALADDGVRVVVLDHTGRVFCSGMDLSEATGGGVQDQGVREFPELLEAIWTSPKPVVAVVRGPARAGGVGLAAACDVVVAGTSATFAFSEVRIGIVPAVISAVVLPRMVPHVAHRLMLTGQAFDADVAAAGGLVDLVVPDADVDGEVRAQLVHLTAGAPAALAQTKRLLRARTAELEFDELLELSARFFASEEGQEGIASFREKRPARWVPSQD; from the coding sequence GTGACTCAGGACCGAGTGCTGCAGGTCGAGGTCTCGCGGGGTGTGGCCACGCTGACCCTGGACTCCCCCGCGAACCGGAACGCGCTCTCCCGCGCGATGCGCACCCAGCTGCGCGACGCACTGTCCGAGGCGCTGGCCGACGACGGCGTCCGCGTCGTGGTCCTCGACCACACCGGCCGGGTGTTCTGCTCCGGGATGGACCTCTCCGAGGCCACCGGCGGCGGGGTGCAGGACCAGGGCGTCCGCGAGTTCCCCGAGCTCCTGGAGGCCATCTGGACGTCGCCCAAGCCGGTCGTCGCGGTCGTGCGCGGCCCGGCCCGGGCCGGCGGCGTCGGACTGGCGGCGGCCTGCGACGTCGTCGTGGCGGGGACCTCGGCGACCTTCGCCTTCTCCGAGGTCCGGATCGGCATCGTGCCCGCCGTCATCTCCGCCGTCGTGCTGCCGCGGATGGTGCCGCACGTCGCGCACCGGCTGATGCTGACCGGTCAGGCCTTCGACGCCGACGTGGCTGCCGCCGGTGGCCTGGTCGACCTCGTCGTCCCGGACGCCGACGTGGACGGCGAGGTGCGTGCGCAGCTGGTGCACCTCACCGCCGGTGCGCCCGCCGCGCTGGCTCAGACGAAGCGGCTGCTCCGGGCGCGGACGGCCGAGCTCGAGTTCGACGAGCTGCTGGAGCTCTCGGCCCGCTTCTTCGCCAGCGAGGAGGGCCAGGAAGGCATCGCCTCGTTCCGGGAGAAGCGGCCGGCCCGCTGGGTGCCGTCGCAGGACTGA